A single window of Nicotiana sylvestris chromosome 3, ASM39365v2, whole genome shotgun sequence DNA harbors:
- the LOC104238227 gene encoding threonine synthase, chloroplastic: MAASFMLRSSFLSPPSPQLHHQSPSKSNHTIHFINPIKATASTNDAIIPPQKHRRPADENIREEAARRPTSSHNFSARYVPFNADPSSDEWYSLDEIIYRSRSGGLLDVQHDMDALKKFDGQYWRSLFDSRVGKTTWPYGSGVWSKKEWVLPEIDSDDIVSAFEGNSNLFWAERFGKQFLGMSDLWVKHCGISHTGSFKDLGMTVLVSQVNRLRKMHKPVVGVGCASTGDTSAALSAYCASAGIPSIVFLPANKISMAQLVQPIANGAFVLSIDTDFDGCMQLIREVTAELPIYLANSLNSLRLEGQKTAAIEILQQFDWQVPDWVIVPGGNLGNIYAFYKGFMMCKELGLVDRIPRLVCAQAANANPLYLHYKSGWKDFQPVKANTTFASAIQIGDPVSIDRAVFALKNCDGIVEEATEEELMDAMAQADSTGMFICPHTGVALTALFKLRNSGVIGPNDKTVVVSTAHGLKFTQSKIDYHSKEIKDMECRFANPPVEVKADFGSVMDVLKKYLLSKNAKH; encoded by the coding sequence ATGGCGGCTTCTTTCATGCTCAGATCTTCTTTCCTCTCTCCTCCTTCTCCCCAACTCCATCACCAATCCCCTTCCAAATCTAATCACACTATTCACTTCATCAATCCAATCAAAGCCACCGCCTCTACAAATGACGCAATTATCCCTCCCCAGAAACATCGTCGCCCCGCCGACGAAAACATCCGCGAAGAGGCGGCGCGCCGGCCCACCTCCTCCCACAATTTCTCCGCCAGGTACGTTCCTTTCAATGCCGACCCCAGCTCCGACGAATGGTATTCTCTCGATGAAATTATATACCGGAGCCGCTCCGGTGGCTTACTTGATGTTCAGCATGATATGGACGCTCTGAAGAAATTTGATGGCCAGTATTGGCGGTCACTGTTTGATTCACGTGTCGGTAAGACCACGTGGCCGTACGGTTCAGGCGTTTGGTCTAAAAAGGAATGGGTCCTACCTGAAATCGATAGTGATGATATTGTTAGTGCTTTTGAAGGAAACTCTAATCTGTTTTGGGCTGAGCGTTTTGGTAAACAGTTTCTAGGCATGAGTGACTTATGGGTAAAACACTGTGGAATTAGCCATACAGGTAGTTTTAAGGATCTGGGTATGACCGTTTTGGTGAGTCAAGTGAACCGGTTAAGGAAAATGCATAAACCGGTTGTTGGTGTGGGCTGTGCTTCCACTGGTGACACGTCAGCTGCATTGTCAGCTTACTGTGCATCTGCGGGGATTCCATCGATTGTATTTTTACCTGCAAATAAGATATCTATGGCGCAGCTGGTACAACCGATAGCTAACGGAGCTTTTGTGTTGAGCATTGACACCGATTTTGATGGTTGTATGCAGTTGATTCGTGAAGTCACTGCTGAGTTGCCAATTTACTTGGCGAATTCTTTGAATAGTTTGAGGTTAGAAGGGCAAAAGACTGCAGCAATTGAGATTTTGCAGCAGTTTGATTGGCAAGTTCCCGATTGGGTGATAGTTCCTGGAGGTAACTTGGGTAATATATATGCGTTCTATAAAGGTTTTATGATGTGCAAAGAGTTGGGGCTCGTTGATCGTATCCCTAGGCTTGTGTGTGCTCAAGCAGCTAACGCTAATCCGCTTTACTTGCATTATAAATCCGGTTGGAAAGACTTTCAACCCGTGAAGGCGAACACCACATTTGCATCTGCTATACAGATTGGTGACCCAGTGTCTATAGATAGAGCTGTTTTTGCCCTGAAGAACTGTGACGGGATAGTGGAGGAGGCAACGGAGGAGGAGTTGATGGATGCTATGGCTCAGGCAGACTCAACTGGGATGTTCATTTGCCCGCACACTGGTGTGGCATTGACTGCCCTGTTCAAGTTGAGAAACAGTGGAGTTATCGGGCCAAATGATAAGACTGTGGTTGTGAGTACAGCACATGGATTGAAGTTTACTCAATCAAAGATTGATTACCACTCAAAGGAAATAAAGGACATGGAATGTCGGTTTGCTAACCCACCTGTGGAAGTGAAAGCAGATTTTGGATCAGTCATGGATGTTCTCAAGAAATATTTGTTGAGCAAAAATGCCAAGCACTGA